The Deltaproteobacteria bacterium CG2_30_66_27 genomic sequence TCCCCGAGAAGGAGAACCGGTCCGACGCCACCGGTTTGCGAAGGATCTCGTGGGAGATGGGATACGCCCGCAGATGGCACCCTCCCCGGTTGCTGGTGGCGTAGGCCAGCGCCATCCCGTACGCCCCGCGCGGATCGTAGGCGGGCAGCTCCAGCGACTTGACCGACATCGAGAGTTCCGGTTTCCCGAGGGCCTCCGCCACCCGCCGGGATCCCTCCGCCAGAAGATCCCCCTCGCCCCGCCGGTGGGCGATGTCGTGGAGAAGCGGGCCGATCTCTTCCGCGGCGGGGAACCGTCCCCGCGCCTCGCCCCACGCGGAAAGGGTGGCCGCGGCGGAGATCGTGTCCATCCCGAGATCGTTGCAGGCGTCGTTTGAGCGGACGATCGAGTGGAGGTCTGAGATGGCGTTCAATGCCCCGAAGTGCGATACCGTCTCGTACTCCGGCAGGGGGCGTTCGTCGGACGCGCGCTTCTTGCACCGGATGGGACAGCCGTAACAGCCCTCCTTTTTCGCTCCGTACGCGGCGCGGATCGCCGGGCCGGAGTAAGCGGAGGAGTCCTCGAATACCGTGCGGCGGAAATTCTCCGTCGGCGCCATCCGCCGCTGTCGCATGAGGTCGACCAGCGCGGGGGTCCCGTACTCCGAGATCCCGAGCTCCCCGAAAATCACGGGGGAGGCCCGGAACAGCCGCAGCACGTCCGCCCGGGCCCGGTCGAACCGCTCCCGGTCTGCGACGGGGATGCGCAGGTCGCCGTCGACCGTGACCGCCTTGAGATTCTTCCTTCCGAGGACGGCGCCCAGGCCCCCGCGTCCCACCGCGTTCCCCTCGCCCATCAAGATGTTGGAGAAGAGGACCCCGTTTTCCCCCGCGGGGCCGATGGTGGCGACACTTCCGCGGTCCGACAGGGCGCGCACCGTCTCCCCCACGCCCTTCCCCCACAGGGCGTCGGCCGGGAGCAGCTCCTCCCCGGCGGAAGATACGGCGAGCGCCACCGGACGTGGACTTTTTCCCTCGATCAGGATCGCGAAGAGCCCCGCCGCCCGGAGGCGCCACGCGAACCGGCCCCCGGCGGAGCAGTCGTACACGGTCCCGGTCAGCGGGGAGCGGGAGACGACGGAAAGGCGCGCGGACGTAGGCGCCGGGGTCCCGCACAGGGGGCCGACGGCGAAGACGACCGGCATCGCCGGGTCGAACGGGGAAAGGGTGTGGCGCCCGCGGAGCAGGCGCACGCCGAGGCCGCGCCCCCCGAGGTACGCCCGGAGGAGCTCCGGCGGGATCTCCTCCCGCCGCATCCGCCCGGAGGAGAGGTCGACGACGAGCATGTATTGGCGCAGAGACATCCCGCTTATTGTACCGTGGCGGAACTACCACCCGCACCGCGAAGCGCACGACGCAGGGGGGTCCCCCGAGCGGAGACCGTAAGTGTGGAACCGGCGGAGACCACGCTCTTTTCCGGCAGAAGAATTATCCTCGGGGGAAACATGCCCGAAACCAACTGGAAAATGATCGCCAAGCACGTTCGCTGGGTGGAGCCGGGGAGCCGTGCGGGCGGATGCGAGCGGGGAGCCCCCCTGCGGAGAAGCGGAGGTGTCGCGGGTGCCAATGTCACGCGGACGGCGCCTTCCACCGGTCGTACCGCAGCAGGATCAGCAGCCCGGGAATGGCGGCGAGGGCGCTGATGACGAAGTACGTTTCCCATCCGTACGTCTTCGCGATGAAGCCGGTGGGCGCGCCGACAACGACCCGCGTCACCGCCATGAGGCTGGTGAGCAGGGCGTACTGGGTGGCGGTGAACCGCTTGTCGCACAGGCTCATGAGGAACGCGGCGTACGCCGCCGTACCCATCCCGCTGCACAGGTTCTCGATCCCGATCGCGGCCACCATCATCGGGTAGTGGTGCCCCAGGCGGGCCAGCGCGAAGAACGTGAACGTGGACACCGACTGGAAGATCCCGAAGATCCAGAGGGACGCCTTCATCCCGGCCCGCGCGACGATGGCCCCGCCCGCGAGGGTCCCCGCGATCGTCGCGATCATCCCCAGCCCCTTCGTCACGGCCCCGATGTCGGTCTTCGTGAACCCGAGCTCGAGGAGGAAGGGGGTCGTCAGCGCGGTCGCCATCACCACGTCGAGCTTGTAGAAGACGATGAACAGCAGGATTCCGGCCGCTCCCTGCCGGGAGAAGAACTCGAGGAACGGCTCGACGACCGCCTCCCTCAGCGTTCTCGGCCTCTTCTCGGCCAGTTCCGGCTCCGGGGCGAGTAGGGAGGCGACCATCCCCACGGCGAGCGAGCCGGCCATCAGGAGATAGACGACGCGCCACGGCATCCGGTCGGCGAGGATCAGGGCGATCGCGCCCGAGGTGAGCATCGCCACGCGGTACCCGAGGATGTGCACCCCCGCTCCCGGGCCCAGCTCCTCCGGGGCGAGGACCTCGGTGCGCCAGGCGTCGACGACGATGTCCTGGCTCGCGCTGCAGAAGGCGACGAGGAACGACAGGAGCGCCAGCGCGCCGGGATGCGCCTTCGGCTCGGAGAACGCCATCACGGCGATGACGAGGAAGAGGGCGGCCTGCGTCACCAGCATCCACCCGCGGCGACGCCCGAGGAACGGGGGGACGAACCGGTCCATCAACGGGGACCAGAGGAACTTGATCGTGTACGGCAGGCCGACCAGGGAGAAGATCCCGATTACCGTCAGGTCGACCTTCTCGGACGCCATCCACGCCTGCAGGGTCGATCCGGTCAGTGCCAGCGGGATTCCGGAGGAGAAACCGAGCAGCAGGACGAAGAAGACGCGCCGGTTGGCGAACGCGTTCAGGATCGCGGACATGCGGGGTATCGTACCACCGAAGGAAACTTTGAAACTCCCGGGAATCGTTCGCATCCTATTGACAAAATAATATTTGGGAATAATATCCCAATTATGGAAACACACACTGCCATATACGCCGCCATCTTCCGGGTCCTCAAGCCCCTGATCCGCCTGCTCCTGCGGCACGGGGTCCCCTTCGGGACCTTCTCGGATCTTGCCAAGCGGGTTTACGTGGAAGTCGCCCTCGAGGAATTCGGTATCCCCGGCAGGAAGCAGACCCATTCCCGCGTGTCGGTTCTCACCGGTCTCTCCCGGAAAGAGGTCCTTCGGGTGACCCGGCTGGAAAGGCCCGACGACACGGAAACGGCCGACCGGTACCACCGGGCGGCCCGGGTCATCGGCGGATGGGTGCGGGACGAGCGGTTCCACGTCGGGTCGGGGAACCCGGCGCCGCTTCCGGTCGAGGGGGAGGGGGCCACTTTTTCCGGGCTGGTGAAGAAGTACAGCGGCGACGTTCCCCATCGGGCGATCCTCGACGAATTGCTCAGGGTCGGTGCGGTGGAGCGGACGGTGGACGACGAGGTGCGTCTCCTCGCGCGGGCCTATATCCCGATCGCCGGAGACGAGGAAAGACTCGAGATTCTCGGGACGGATACCGCCTGCCTGATCGAAACGATCGACCACAACCTGCTGGCGGAACCCGGCGAGGCGTTCTTCCAGAGAAAGACGATGTACGACAACCTGCCCGACGAGGCGGTCGAGGAACTCCGAAAAGATCTTGCGATGCGTGCGGAAGAATTCCTCAGGAAGGCGGACCGCAAGCTGGCGGCGCGCGATCGCGACGCCGCCCCGAAGTCCACGGGTACGGGCCGGCGCAGGGCGGGGATCGGGATCTACTGGTTCGAGGCGGACGTGAAGATCGACCAAGTCAGGGGGAAAACTCCGACCTTCAGGAAGTGAACCCATCAACCGTCTTTTTCGGTCTTCCGGCCATGGACCCGGAAAAGACAGAAAGCGAGAAGAAGACCATGAATCGGAGAGGGATGAGGACGTCCATGATTGCGATCGGGGCCGCTGCCGCGCTGGTACTGACAGGGTGCGGCGGGGGTGGCGGCGGCAGTAGCAGTGGCTCCACCACCCGGGGGGCGATCACGGGGTTCGGCAGCGTGTGGGTGAACGGCATCGAGTTCCAGACCGGCTCCGAGACGCACCGAAAGTTGCTCGACACCGGCGAGGATCACTCCGGAGGCGTCCAGGATTGCACCGTGCTCAGCGTGGGCATGGTCGTCACCGTCCACCACGGGGACGGTGACGACCATGCGACCGAGATCGAGTACGAGGACAATCTCCAGGGGGCGGTCCAATACCTGAACACCACGGACAACACGTTCGAGGTCCTGGGGCAGAAGGTACGTTTTGGAGGGACGACGAACATCGAGCATGGGCCGATCGGAGACGGGTTCGTGGTGGAAGTCAGCGGGTTGACCGCGAGCGACAACGTAATCGACGCCACGTACATCGATGTCAAGTTGGGCGAATCCGACGAGTTTGAAATCAAGGGGTACGTGTACAGTGTCGGCATCGACAACACGTTCCGGCTCGGGCCCCTTCCCGGAGTTTCCACTGTCACCGTGGATATCACGGGGGTGACTCTCCAGGACATCCCCGGCGGGGTCCTCGCGGCCGGACAGTTCGTGGAGGTCAAGACCCGTTCGCTGACAACGGGGAGTTTCCCGGATGCGGTGATCCATGCTACCGAAGTGGAAGGAAAGAAAGACATCGGGCATAGCGAGGATCACGACGATCACGACAATCACGACAATCACGAGAACCATTCCTGATGGACGGCGACCTTCCGGAGAATTCGACGGAAGCGGGAGGGATCGCGACACCGGCGAGGGGGGCGGATCGAAAGGTCCGATCCCCACCGGGTGAATCGTCGGAACGGGGGAAGGCGTCAATGAATGGAACGAAGGAAAAACGGCGGGGAAAAAGAACAGGAGGGATAGTCATGGATTTGTCGAGACAAGGGAGGATGATTTTCATGGTCCTGGCCCTCCTTCTCCCCGTTGTGTCGGCCTCCTGCGGCGGAGGAATGGTGAATTCGTCGGGAGGGGGAACCGGCGGCACCGGTGTCGGGCCGGTCTCCGGCTTCGGGAGCGTGATCGTGAACGGGGTGCATTACGACGACAGCGCGATCGACAACACGAACTTCTTCGACGGACACGGAAGGACGAAGGCGGACCTTAAGGTCGGGATGATGGTGATGATCACCGGGACGATCAGCGGGGCGACCGGCCGGGCGGACGACATCACGATCCTTCGTCACGTGGACGGCCCGATGGACGACAACGGGGTGACGTTGGCGACGAACAAATTGAAGGTGATGGAGCAGACGGTGGTGGTGGACACAACGACGGTGTTCGACAACGTGGTTGATCTCGTGGCCGTCGACAACCTGGTCAAGGCGGGCAAGCGCCCTGAACTTGAAGTGCACGGGTCGGCGGACAACAACGGCGTGATCCACGCCACTTTCATCCACAAGTGGTCCGACGATCTCATTGCGGGACGGCCTGTCCAGGCCAAGGGAACGGTATCAGGGCTCGATACCGGCGCCAAGATGTTCTCCATCGGAAGGAAGACGGTGGATTACAACGCCCTTGGAAGTATTCCCGCCGGAGTGGTCAACGGCTCCTTCGTCGAGGCGAAGGGGACATTGCGGGCGTCGGACAACGCCCTCGTCGCGACCTCGGTGAAGCTGGAGGACGCGACCGGCGGGCAACCCTCCGGCAGCAGTGCGGAAGTGGAGGGGTACGTCGGCCGGGTGGTGACGCCGAACGCGAGCTTCGAGTTGATCGGCCCGAACGGGTTCCAGACCGTGACTTGGACCACCGGGACGACGACGTTTACCGACGGCGCCGGAGCGGACATCCTCGCAGGGGTCAAGGTCGAGGTGGAAGGGGTCCGCAAGGTCGACGGGACGCTTGCGGCGACGAAGATCGAGATCCGTCAGGCGAGCAATGTCCGGATGGAGAGCACGGTGACTTCCGTTTCGGCTTCCTCCCTGACGATCTTCGGGAAGACGGTGAGGGTGAACGCCTTGACCCAGTACGAGGACAGCCGCGACGGGGACACGCTCTTCAGCCAGTCGGGTTCCCATGGGGTTCATGTCGGGGACACGCTGGAAGTGTCCGCATTCCTCGACAACACGACGGTTCCCGCGTCGATCGTCGCGACGCGGGTGGAACGGATCGATGCGATCGCCCCGAACAGGCACATCCTTCAGGGGCCGTTGGACTTCGCGTTGTCGCCGAACCTGACGATCCTTGGTATCACGGTGGTCACGATCCCCCCGCCCGGAACGAAGTTTCTGCGGGCCGACGAGAGCGAGTTCGCGACGCAGGCGGACTTCTTCGCGGCCGTTGCGGTCGGCGACATCGTGAAGGCGCGGGGTAACCAGGCGACCCCGGTCGTGATCATGAACGCCGACGAGGTCCGGATCGAGCCGACGATCGACAACTGACCGGGACGCCCGCCGGTTCGTAGCGGGCGATGACATAAAGGAGGGGACGACGGGGCGACCCGTCGTCCCCTCTCTGCTATGATGACCGTAAATCCATCGCAAAGGGGCGGATCATGGAGTTCGACGCGCAAGCTTTTCTGGACAGGTACGCGAAGGCGTACAACGACCGGGACCCGGAGGGGATGCGAACCTTCTTCGACCTGTCCGACCCGCGGTTCGCGGTCTTCGAGGATTTCACCGGGGACCTGATCGACGGTGACGGGTACTCGGCGATGCTCGAGGCGGCGTTCGACGCCACGGGCCGGATGTCCTTCGAGCTTCTCCGCTGCGACGCCTTCGGCGGAATCTCCGTCCTCCACGCCATCCAGAAGGTCGTGTTCGAGGACGAGGAGGAGGGGATCGGCGAGGCGCGGATCCGGGCCACCCTCTGGGTCAAGACCGGGGAGGACGTCCCCCGGGTGGTGTCCGCGCACTTCTCCGCCGTTCCGTCCGCCGACGAGGAGTGCGGCATGGACGGGTGCGGCTGCGCAGGGCACGCGGGGTAGGATGGATGGGGATCGTCGCCGTCGTCCTCCTCGTCCTCGCCGCGCTCGCGGCGGGGATCGCCGCGGGCTGGTTCCTCCGCGCGGGACAGGTCGCGACGCTCGTAGAGCGGCTGCAGGGGCAGGAGCGGCTCATGGGCGAGAAGCTCGCCGTCCTGAACGAGGCGAGGGAGAGGCTCAAGGAGGCCTTCCAGGCCCTCTCCTCGGAGGCGCTGCGCAGCAACAACGAATCCTTCCTCACGCTTGCGAAATCCACGCTGGAGACGTTCCAGGAAGGCGCTCGAGGCGACCTCGAGATGCGGCAGCAGGCGATCGACGCGCTGCTCCTCCCGATGCGCGACTCCCTCCTGAGGGTGGACTCGAAGATCGAAGAGCTCGAGAAGGCGCGGTTCGCCGCCGACGCCACGCTGGCGGAGCAGATCCGGTCGCTGATCGACACGCAGGGGCGTCTCCAGTCGGAGACGGCGAACCTGGTGAAGGCGCTGAGGGCGCCGACCGTTCGCGGGCGCTGGGGGGAGATCCAGCTCAAGCGCGTCG encodes the following:
- a CDS encoding AmpG family muropeptide MFS transporter → MSAILNAFANRRVFFVLLLGFSSGIPLALTGSTLQAWMASEKVDLTVIGIFSLVGLPYTIKFLWSPLMDRFVPPFLGRRRGWMLVTQAALFLVIAVMAFSEPKAHPGALALLSFLVAFCSASQDIVVDAWRTEVLAPEELGPGAGVHILGYRVAMLTSGAIALILADRMPWRVVYLLMAGSLAVGMVASLLAPEPELAEKRPRTLREAVVEPFLEFFSRQGAAGILLFIVFYKLDVVMATALTTPFLLELGFTKTDIGAVTKGLGMIATIAGTLAGGAIVARAGMKASLWIFGIFQSVSTFTFFALARLGHHYPMMVAAIGIENLCSGMGTAAYAAFLMSLCDKRFTATQYALLTSLMAVTRVVVGAPTGFIAKTYGWETYFVISALAAIPGLLILLRYDRWKAPSA
- a CDS encoding aldehyde:ferredoxin oxidoreductase produces the protein MSGMSLRQYMLVVDLSSGRMRREEIPPELLRAYLGGRGLGVRLLRGRHTLSPFDPAMPVVFAVGPLCGTPAPTSARLSVVSRSPLTGTVYDCSAGGRFAWRLRAAGLFAILIEGKSPRPVALAVSSAGEELLPADALWGKGVGETVRALSDRGSVATIGPAGENGVLFSNILMGEGNAVGRGGLGAVLGRKNLKAVTVDGDLRIPVADRERFDRARADVLRLFRASPVIFGELGISEYGTPALVDLMRQRRMAPTENFRRTVFEDSSAYSGPAIRAAYGAKKEGCYGCPIRCKKRASDERPLPEYETVSHFGALNAISDLHSIVRSNDACNDLGMDTISAAATLSAWGEARGRFPAAEEIGPLLHDIAHRRGEGDLLAEGSRRVAEALGKPELSMSVKSLELPAYDPRGAYGMALAYATSNRGGCHLRAYPISHEILRKPVASDRFSFSGKARMIKIAEDTNAAVDSLVACKFAFFGASLEEYAELLSGVTGEPRTPQGLKEIGERIWLTERFYNARNGFTRADDDLPTRFFTEAGSSGEGIDVPPIDRARFGEELTKYYRIRGLRDDGSFPDDGFLERQP